The following nucleotide sequence is from uncultured Draconibacterium sp..
GGCATTTTCGTGGGGCGACCGCACACGTAGTTTCCTGAAAGTACAGGACGGTTGCGATTATTACTGTTCGTTTTGCACCATTCCGTATGCGCGAGGACGAAGCAGAAACGACAACGTTGTTAACACAGTTAAAGAAGCACAAAAATCCGTTCAGAAAGGCTACAAAGAAATTATACTTACCGGTGTAAACATTGGTGACTTCGGCAAATCTACCGGAGAGAATTTTCTTGATCTGTTAAAAGCACTGGAACAAGTTGAAGGCTTGGAACGATTGCGTTTGGGATCGATTGAGCCCAACTTGCTAAAAGACGAAATTATAGAACTGGTATCCAACTCGAAAGTCATCATGCCGCATTTTCATTTGCCGCTGCAATCGGGCTCCGATGAAATTCTGTCGCTGATGAAACGAAAATACTCTACCGACCTGTACCGAAAACGAGTGGAACGCATTCGCGAAATTGTACCACATGCGTTTATTGGTGTTGATGTAATTGCCGGTACCAACGGCGAAACAGAAAAGTATTTCCAGGAGTCGTTCGATTTCCTCAACAGCCTCGAAATTTCGCAACTGCATGCGTTTACCTACTCGGAAAGAAGTGGAACTCAGGCCTTGAAAATTCCGTGGAAAGTAGATGTGGAAGAGCGCAAAAACCGTACACAGAAATACATTAGCTTGTCGGAGAAAAAGCTGAGGGCTTTCTATGAAAAACATATTGGGGTATCACAAACAGCACTTTTCGAGGCCCAGAAAAAACAAGACAAAATGTTTGGGTTCACCGAAAACTACATTAAAGTGGAAGTGCCCTATCAGGAAGAACTGGTAAATAAGCTGGGCAGCGTAAAATTAAGGTCAATTCTGCCAAACGGTAACGTTGCTGTAGATTTCAACGCCTGATTTTTAAATACTTTTGTGCAAAACAAATAGACATGGACTACAAAGAACTTTGTTTTCAGGTACAAAATATTGCCCACAGCACAGGTAATTTTATACGTGGCGAACAAAAAAAGATTTCTGAGCAAAATATTGAAATAAAAAGTGTTGCCAGCCTGGTAACCTACGTTGATAAAACAGCAGAAAAACAAATTGTTGATGCATTGAAGGAGCTGCTTCCCGAAGCCGGTTTTGTTGCCGAAGAAGGAACTGCCGAATCAAATAACGAAAAATACACATGGTTTGTCGATCCGCTGGATGGCACAACCAACTATCTGCACGGATTAGCACCGCACTCGGTAAGTATTGGTTTGGCCGAAGGCAACGAATTGGTATTAGGTGTTGTTTACGAGATTGGCGCCGACGAAATGTTTTATTCGTGGAAAGGTGGCCCGGCTTACTGCAACGAAGAGATCATTCAAACAGCAAAACGTTCAAAATCGGAAGACACGCTAATTGCTACCGGATTCCCATACTACGATTTCGACAAAGTAGATGAATACATTGAAGCGATGAAAGAACTGATGAAATCAACTCGTGGAATTCGCCGTTTTGGATCGGCAGCCATTGATTTGTGTTACGTTGCAGCCGGTCGTTTCGATGCTTTTTACGAGCATGCACTACATGCCTGGGATGTTGCAGCAGGCGCATTTATTTTACAACAAGCAGGCGGAAAAACTACCGACTTTAGTGGCGGCGACAACTGGTTGTTTGGCGGCGAGATTGTATCGGCCAGCAATGCTTATTTCCCGGAATTCTTTGGAATCGTAAATAAATATTTGGGTACGAAATAAACGCACTTGTCATTTCAACGATCCGGCTGCTGACGGAGAGAAGAAATCTGTTACAACAGAACTATTCTTAAACAGATTTCTCGCGTCGTTGGAAACGACAGCCGTGATTTTTTGTAAATTGCAGGAAACAAATTACCATGGCAGAAAAACAAATTGCAATTCTTCGGGAGCAACTGGCAAAATTAGACGAAAAGAAATTCGATCTTGATGCCTGGAAAACGCACACCCTTATTTTTTTGGAACGTATTTTCGGTAAAGACAACTCGAAGCTGAAACTCATTCAAGACCTGCATTACGATTACTCGAGCTGGAGCCTGCGTGACACTGCTGCTGCCGGAAAAACAAAAGACAAAGACCCGGTAAAAATGCGTGCCAGCGAAATTCTGGAAGCGACTATTCTTGAATTGGAAACACTGGGACTCCCGGAAGGAGCAAATGAACAACAAAAAGTGTGGGAATTACTTCAAGACGAATTAACCGGAAAACAGGTGAAAGAAATTGATACTTTTATAAAATCAGACGACAAAGAGAGAGCAAAAAAAATCGGCGAAATTCTTGAAAATCTTGATAAAGAAAACCTTTCTTTGCTGATCGCAAAACTACTTTTGAGCTGATTTATGTGCAAAGACAAAAAAATTGCCATAGTTATTTTAAACTGGAACGGGGTAAAACTTTTTCCCGATTATCTGCCATCTGTAATCGAACATTCAAAAGGCGAAAACATTGAGGTAATTGTTGCCGACAACGGATCGACTGATAATTCGCTCGAGTTCTTAAAAGCTAATTTCCCGGAAATAACATTGCTCGACCTCAAGGAAAATTACGGTTTTGCCAAAGGCTACAACGTGGCTTTAAATCAAATTGATGCCGATTATTTTGTGTTGCTGAATTCGGATGTTAAAGTTGAAGAAAACTGGATTCTGCCTTGTATCGATCAATTTGAGCAGGACGAAAAAATTGCTGCCGTTCAGCCCAAAGTTTTGAGTTTTAATGAACCCGAACTTTTTGAATATGCCGGAGCCGCCGGAGGTTTTATCGACAAATTTGGCTACCCGTTTTGCCGTGGCCGTATTCTGGATCATGTAGAGAAAGATGAAAATCAATACGACCGAGCGAGCGAAATTTTCTGGGCAACCGGAGCGTGTATGTTTGTAAGAGCCGAAGCTTTTAAAAACGCAGGCGGGCTGGATGCCGACTTTTGGGCACACATGGAAGAAATTGATTTGTGCTGGCGCTGGAAAAACCAGGGATACAAAATAATATACGAACCACGCAGCGTAGTTTATCATTTGGGCGGTGGGAGTCTCGAGTACGGAAACCCCAAAAAGGTGTATCTCAACTTCCGTAACAATCTTTTCATGCTTTATAAAAATCTGCCGAAAAAGAATTTCCTACCCATCTTTTTAAGCCGAATGATCCTTGATGGCGTAGCTGCTGCCAAGTTTCTGGTGGGAACAGAATTTAAAGCTTTCGCTGCTGTGGCAAAAGCACATCGCGATTTTTATAAAAACTTTTCGGCACTGCGCAAGAAAAGAAAGGATTTGTTAAAGTTGGCAAGTGTTAATAATCATAAACAGATTTATCCGAAAAGTATCATGTGGAAGTTCTTTGTGCAGAAAAAATATAAATTTGCCGAACTGAATTTCAATCCGGAATAAACATGCAAAAATTAAAATTTCAAGAACCCGTTTATACTTATCACATTGATTTTGTTGGCCATGTAAATAATATTATTTACGTGCAATGGCTTGAAAATGCCCGTGTGAAACTAATTGAAGCAATGGGTTTATCGATTACGCAAATTGCTGTCGACGATGATATTTTACCCATCATCACAGAAACAAACATTCAGTACAAAAAGCCATTTTTCCTGAGTAACGAAGTGCATGTTGAAGTATGGGTTTCCGAGATCTTTAATGTATCGGCAAACTTCAAATTCCGATTCCGAAACGAAAAAGGAGAGATCTGCTCTACCGCGCAACAAAAAGTTTTGTTTATCGACCGAGCCACACAACGTCCTTCACGTATATTTGTGAAATACAGAGAACTATTTGAAAAATACCTTTTAAGTGATTAAGCATACCTCATGACGTTAAAGTCTAAAATAAAGCCAATAATTGAGGACAATACAGAAAAATCAGGAAAATGGTTCGACCTTGTTATTCAGTTCTTTATTGTGCTTTCATTGTTAGCCTTCTCTATCGAAACCTTGCCCGATATTAGTGTGCGGTTAAATAATTTTTTAGACAATTTCGAGCTATTTACAATCGTTATTTTTACCATTGAATATATTTTAAGATTATGGGTGTCTGAAAAAAAGCTCAAGTTCATATTTAGTTTCTATGCCCTTATTGACCTATTCGCTATACTACCTTTTTATCTGTCTTTTGGTATTGATCTTAGAAGCATCAGAGTTTTCAGACTTATAAGATTATTTCGTGTCTTCAAAATGTTGCGATTCAACAGAGCAATTCAAAATTTTGGATGTGCACTCAAATCAATTAAAGAAGAATTAATATTATATTTCATCTTATCGTCATTTCTAATTTTCTTATCTTCTATTGGAATATATTATTTTGAGAATCCGGCACAACCAGAAATATTCAAATCAATTTTCCATAGTATGTGGTGGGCAATAGCAACCTTAACAACAGTCGGTTATGGAGACATCTACCCAATTACTGCAGGAGGCAAGATTTTCACATCACTAATTTTGTTAATTGGTTTGGGAGTAGTAGCAGTTCCAACGGGCTTAATTGCATCCGCATTGTCTAAAACAAAAGATAACAAAGACAATTAAGTCCTTTTTGCAAGTCTGTATTTGCCAATTCAAAAAACGGTTATAACTTTGCCACCGACATTTACGCAATGGGGTGTCCCGATAAAAACATCGGGACTGAGATTATACTCAAAGAACCTGATCCGGTTAGCACCGGCGTAGGGAGAGCGAAAAGGATTTGTTCCTACCTCATTGGTTAGTTTATTAACCAATTTATCAAAAAAATGAAAAGACTTAGTTTAGTGCTGCTGTTGCAAATTATGGCAGTAATTGCTTTCGGGCAAATTAATTTAACAGGCGTTGTAAAAGGAGATGGAGAAGCTTTGGCCGGTGCCAGCGTGGTAATCGAGAAATCGTTTTATGGCGTTTCAACCCAGGCAAACGGAAGTTTTGAATTCAAAAACCTGAAACCCGGCGACTACACCCTGCTGGTTTCGTTTATCGGTTTCGAGCCACAAAAAATCGAACTTCAACTTTCGGCCAATAAAAACATTGAAGTTGACCTGGAACCCAACGTGATTATGACCGATGAAATATTGATTTCGGCTACACGCGCCGGTAACAAAACACCGGTAGCCTACAGCAATGTAAGCAACGACGAAATTGCCAAACGTAACATGGGACAGGACATTCCTTTCTTGCTAAACCTGACACCTTCGTTTGTTACAACATCGGATGCCGGTGCCGGAGTGGGCTACACCAATTTCCGTGTACGTGGTACCGATTTGAATCGTATTAATGTAAGTGTAAACGGTATCCCTTTGAACGACGCAGAATCGCACGGAACATGGTTTGTTGATCAGCCGGATATGGCTTCATCACTGGAGAACGTACAAATTCAGCGCGGTGTGGGAACTTCAACAAATGGAGCCGCCGCATTTGGCGCCAGTATTAACCTGCAAACCAATTCGCTGAATAAAGAAGCATACGGTTCGTATAAAACTGCTGCCGGAACTTTCAACACGTTCAAAAACACCGTTTCGGCAGGAACAGGACTGATCAACGATCATTTTACCTTCGACGTTCGTTTATCAAAAGTTACTTCAGATGGTTTTATCGACCGTGCCAGTTCCGATCTGAAATCATACTTCGTTTCAGGAGGTTATTATTCGGAAAACACCATTCTGAAAATAAATGTATTTTCCGGCTACGAAGAAACTTACCAGGCGTGGTACGGAGTTCCGACAGTTCGTTTAAATAATGATACCGAAGGAATGCAGCGTTACGCCGACCACTGGCTAATGACACAGGAAGAAGTGGATCACATGATGGCTTCTGACAGCAGGACTTATAATTATTACACCTACGACAACCAGGTTGACCACTACGTTCAGGATCATTACCAGTTACATTTCTCGCATAAATTTAATCCGCACCTGAATTTAAATGCCTCGTTGCACTACACTTACGGACGTGGTTATTACGAAAATTACAAAGCCGATGAAGATTTGGCAGACTACCTGCTTCCAAATATTGAGATTGGTAACGAAGTAATCGAAACTACCGATCTGATCAACCGCAAATGGCTCGACAATGATTTTTACGGATTTACCTACTCGCTGAATTACAACAAAAACAACAGCGATTTTATACTGGGTGGAGGTTACAATGTTTACGATGGTCGCCATTTTGGAAATGTAATTTGGGCACAATACCTGGGAGAAGCGGATTTTAACCACGACTGGTACCGCGGAACCGGTTTGAAAAAAGACTTTAACGTATACGCCAAATACAACTGGCAGGTTGCTGAAAAACTAAACTTGTTTGCCGACTTGCAATACCGCCGTATTGATTATACCATTGAAGGAATCGACGATGATCTTCGCAATCTGGATCAGGATCACGACTTCAATTTCTTTAATCCGAAGTTGGGTATTTTTTATCAGTTGGCCGATAACCAGGATTTGTACTTATCATTTGCTGTGGCCAACCGCGAACCTAACCGTACAGCCTTTGTCGACTATCCGGAAGGTAACGAACCACCGGTGCACGAAACACTACACGACTGGGAGCTTGGATACAACTATGCTTCATCAAGATTCTCGTTTGGAGCCAATTTCTATTTTATGAATTATAAAGATCAGCTGGTGGTTACCGGACAAATCAATGATGTGGGTTCGGCAATTATGGTTAATGTTGATGAGAGTTACCGCACCGGAATTGAGTTGCAGGCGGGAGTGCAAATTGCCACTGATTTTCAGTGGAATGGTAACACCACTTTAAGCATTAACAAAATCAAAGATTTTACCGAATACGTTGACAACTGGGACACCTGGGGACAAGATGCTTTTGATTTGGGAACCACCGATTTGGCATTCTCTCCGAATGTAATTGCGAACAGTCAGTTTGTTTACACTCCCGGAGAGCATTTTAGCATCGCCTTTGTTTCGCAGTATGTTGGCGATCAGTATATCGACAACACATCAAGCGACGACCGCAAGCTGGATGCATATTTTGTAAATCACCTGAAAGCGGATTACACCTTTAAGACGAATCTGGTTGATGAGATTTCGCTGCATTTTATAGCCAACAACCTGTTTGATGTGCAGTATGAAACCAATGCATGGGTTTACCCTTATTTACTGGGTAACGAACGTTATAAAATGGATGGTTATTATCCGCAGGCAGGAGTGCACTTCATGTTTGGAGTCGACTTTACGTTTTAGTGTTGAATTGAGCTAAAAGTTAAAAAGAACTGTCATTTCGAGCTGAGCGAGAAATCTCTTTCCAATGAACAGATTTCTCACCTTCATACTTCAGGTTCGAAATGACAGTTTTTGTATTTAAGAAAGAATTACTTTGCCTTCGATTTCAACCAGTAAGTCATCGCGACAAATATCGGCAAGAATATAAACTACCGGCAAATCGCCAAACCTTTCTTTTGCCACTTTACGAATGTCGGCATAATCCTTTCGGTTTTTAACATACACCCGCACATGGCCAAATTTTGGATTGCTCGCGTTATCAGGTAAAGCAGCAAGCACCTGCTCAGAATATAAACGCTGCATGTTTTGAATGGTAACTTCAGTTTGTTTAGCAGCATCGCCAACACCAACCGTGAGTTCGCCAATAATCGATGCTGTTCCTGAGATAAAGATCATCTTTTTATCGCGGTATCTAAAATAACGTGCCCGTTCAAATTTTGGCGTTGTTTTCAGAATACATTCTTCACCTACCAACACTTTCTCGCTGTATTGATGAGCTGAAATCTGTTCCGGGTTATCGACAGGCAAGGTCAATACATCTTTTGATTTTGCCGCCACAAACTCAACAATCACGCCTCCGTGGCTCATTCCAATTCCCGTTGCTGCAGGATATCCTTTTGGCTCAAAAACACTGCCGTATGCAGCTGAACGAACATTATTAAACTCCTGGTAACGCTGCTCATCATCATCAAATCCCAAAATGTCTTCCAGATAATTCCACTGGCGGACAATCGAGTTCAGCGGAAACTGCGCCTCTTCAAAAGTTTCAACAAGTTCATCGAAAACTTTTTCAGCATTCAGTTTACAACTACTGTTATCGTTGGCATGAACGGTTCCCATCAGGATTTCAGTCATGCCATTGCTAAATAACGCGGTTGCATTTTTTCCTTCCGAAATCATTTGATAATCCCAAAGTTCAGGATCATAATAATAGGCTTCAACAATTACTTTGCAACTTAACGGTGGCTGCGCGATAAAACTTGTCAGAATAGTATTCCCAACAATATCTTTTAACTGATTACGCAAACCTTCTAATAGTTTATCGTATTCAGAATTTGACTTGGTATCGACAAAAAAATTAAGTTTGAAAATCCGTTTTCCTGAATTGATTTTTTCAAGCTGCTCCAGGCAACTTTGCAATTGTGCGGTTAAGTTCCCACAAGCATTCTCAGGCTTTATATACGATCTGTCTCCGTTTAGAAAATACATTTTATTCTCCCCTCACTCCAAAAAATAAAGCACAAATATGGGTGTTTTTTACCTGAAAAATATGATTTCGGTCAAATTTCTTGTGACAAGTACAAAAAGCAGTTGAAACACCTTCCATAATTCAGGTGAGTATATTGATTAATAATTACCGGTTGCTTTAGCACCATTAAGCACTGCTTCGGTTGAACCAATTCCCAAACGATCGGCGCCCTGCTCCAAAAAAGCCACAGCCGTTTCCCAGTCGCGGATGCCGCCCGAAGGTTTTACCTGCATTTTATCGCCAACGGTTTTTACCATCACCTCAATGTATTCAGGTTTGGCTCCGCCCGGGCCGAATCCGGTTGATGTTTTTACAAAATCGGCACCCGCCTCGTACGATAATTCACAGGCTTTGGCAATCTGCTCAAGTGTTAAATGACCACTTTCCTGGATAACTTTTACCAGCACATTGTGTCGGTGAGCCACTTCAACAACGGCTTTAATATCGTCGCGAACATAATCGTATTCTCCTGAGAGAAAACGGCCAATGTTCATTACCATGTCAATTTCGTCGGTACCGTCTTCAATGGCCTGTTTGGCCTGAAATGCTTTTACCGGCGTTGCATCAGCTCCGTGTGGAAAACTAAGCACACACGACACTTTTACCCCACTGTCTTTCAACAATTCTTTGGCGGCCTTTATATCGCAAGGTTTCACACACATACTAAACACCTTGTTTTTAATACACATTTCTGCATTCGCTTTCAAATCGGCCAATGTTTGTTCCGGTTTCAAAACTGCGTGGTCGATGGTCTGTGCTACTTGTTCTTTTGTATACATACTCTATTCCTCTGTTATTGCTTTTAGAATTTCCTGTGCTTTTGGAAAATCTGCTTCAACTACAAACAAGTCGATGGCAGAAGGCACTCCTTCGCCAAAACCGGCGGCAAGTCCCTGTTTAAATCCATCTCGAATCATTGGATTAATACCGGCAGCTTCGAGCTCCTGCTTCAGTCTGCTTATCACTACATCTTCTCCGGTATAAAGTTTTACTATTTTATCTTGCTGGTCCATTCTATTTAATTTAGTGATTAGTCTTCCATTTCTTTTAAAATCTGCTCCACCTGCTCGTTGGTTTTAGTCAATTTGTCTTTGCAGGTTTTTAGCAACACCGAAACGCGCTTTACTTTTTCTGCCAGTTCATCCACATCCAGCTCTTCGTTTTCTATTTTTTCAAGAATTTCTTCTATCTCGGCCATCGCCTCGCTGTATGAAACCTTTTTAGCTGCCATTGTCTTATTTTTTTGTGATTTTACTTTCTACAGTTCCATCGGCAAATCGGGTTTCAAGCTCATCGCCAACCACAATTTCTTTGCTCGATTTAATTATTTTACCTTCTTTCAAAGTTAATGTAAATCCTCTTTTTAAAACGTTTTCAGGATTCAGTAAACGTACTGAGTTTTCGTTTATCAGAATGCGATCACGCTCTTTTGCCAGCACATTTCGCACACGTCCCGATAACAGATCCTGCTGATGATTCAATTTTGCATCCGCTTTAAATACCGCCTCTCCAACAAGGCGCCTCAGGACTCGTTGCGTTTTGCCGATATTGTTCTTGGCTTCCACAAACCACACCGAAAGTCCGGAATCCAAGCTATGTCTCAGCTCAGTTAATTCGTTGTGTTTTTTAAACGAAAATTGGCTAACATTTTGCTGCAGTTCGTTGCCGCGTCTGCTTAACTCTCGTTGCCTGTCATTAATAAAATCAGCTACTGAATATTTTAATCCTTCGGCTACTCGCTCCAGTTTTTCCTGCTGCGTATCCAACGTTTCGCGGGTTAATTGTACAATATCATTTTCCAGTTCGAGTAAACGCTCGTAATAGCGTTCAACACCATTAACAAAAAATTCGGCTACCGCTGTTGGTGTTTTCATGCGGGTATGCGCCACCAGGTCGATAATCGTATCATCCTTTTCGTGGCCAATTCCGGTAATTACCGGCAGCGAAAACTGGGTAATGTTCATGGCCAGGTCGTAATCATCGAAGCTGCTCAGGTCGGCCGTAGCTCCTCCTCCACGAATAATTGCTACCGCATCAAAAAAATCGTCGTGTGCAAAAATCCGATCCAGCGCATGAATGATGGAAGGTACTGTTTCCGCTCCCTGCATATACGCCTCAAACAGTTTGGTGTAAAATTTAAAACCGTATTCGTTGTTTTCCAGCTGGTTCATAAAATCCTGGTAACCCGCAGCAGTTGCCGACGAAATAACGGCTATTTTTTGCGGCACCAGCGGCAGAGCCAGTTCCTTGTTCATTTCAAAAACACCTTCAGCCTTTAAACGATTTATAATCTCTTTTCGCTGCATGGCCATGTCGCCAACCGTGTAAGTCGGGTCTATGTCTTTAATATTCAAACTTAAACCATAAGCCGGATGATACTCAACCGTTGCCTGAACCAACACTTTTATTCCCTCGCTAAAAAGTTGTCCGGTAGTGGTTTCAAAATAAGGCTTTAACATGCGGTAAGTGTACGACCAAATTGTTGCCCGCGAACGAGCAGTTATGGTATTGCCTTCCTTTTCAATCAACTCCAGATAACAGTGGCCACTTCGGTTATGCTTTAACTCACTCACCTCGGCAACCACCCAAACCGTTCCCGGAAACGCATCAAGTAATGCATCTTTAATTTTTTGATTTAATTCCGAGAGGGTGAGTTTCTGGTTCATTGTTTACCTGATTTTATTGATCTTATAGGTTTCAACTCCGGTTTTTGTTTTTACCAGAAGTAGAAAAATTCCAGACTCTGTAGTTCCCAGATTATTTAGCGTGACGAATGGCGCAGCCGGAAGTTGCCAGCTTTTTATCACCCGCCCATCCAGTGCATAAAGTTTTATATCCAGATTGTCCGCCTGCAGGTTTGTTGTCGACTGTAATACGATCCGGTCTTTTACAGGATTTGGAAAGACAGTCCATGTTTTATTTTGTGAAGTAACTTCAACCGAAAGAGGATTCAGCATGGAGGCAGCAACCCTCATATTTGGAACACCGTAGCCCTGTAACGAATCGGGAGTAGTATACAGGTGTCCGCTTTTTTCAAGAGCTGTTTTTATTTCTTCAGCCGTTTTCCCAGGGTAAGCCTGCCACAACGAGGCAGCCATTCCGGCCAATACCGGCGAGGCAAAAGATGTTCCGTTTCCCGTCCCAACAGTGCCGTCGGTTCGCTGAAGTGCCGTTTGGTACCCCATTGCCGAAACATTAGGTTTTAGAGCACCATCCGCAGCCGGACCGGCAGATGAAAAATAAGCCGGTGAGAAATTCATATCCACGGCACCAACGCCAATCACATTTGTACCATCGGAGGGAGCCACAATGCGAAACCACGAATTATTCCGTTCATTTCCGGCACTTGAAAACACCAGCATCCCGCGTGAGGCTGCTATATTGGCCCCTCTTGTTACACGTGTGGTTTTGCCATCCATGTCGGCATAAGTGTGGTTCGTGGAATTATCTTGAAATTCGGTATATCCTAGCGAAGAATTAATAATATCGACTCCAACACTATCAGCAAATTCTGCAGCAGCTACCCAATTGTCTTCTTCAATAATATATTCCGAATTGGAATCTTCAGAACGCAAAAGCCAATACGATGCTTTCGGCGCGGTACCGATTAGTTCTCCGGGAATATTTCCCCCCATACACGAGAGCACACTCATTCCGTGCGAATAAGTTAAAAAGAATTCATCGTTAGGATTGACAAAATCCTTTGTTCCCAAAATCTGATTGTTCGTCCACAGGCTGTCGAAAGCGGGTAGCTCATCAACTTTGTAAAAGCCGGCATCTAACACGGCAATTTGCATCCCCTGTCCCC
It contains:
- a CDS encoding S8 family serine peptidase yields the protein MRYIILLLGTLLLGLQQVNAQNYFWIGFTDKNNSEYSLDEPEMYLSERAIQRRINQNIALDSLDLPVNQNYIDSVLTLDVALVHASKWLNGITVRCDSATLADSLGYWSFIREVQLTKPDISSKSIFNKFADEKYTDATPIDTSLYGSSVHQIGMMEGQLLHNENFRGQGMQIAVLDAGFYKVDELPAFDSLWTNNQILGTKDFVNPNDEFFLTYSHGMSVLSCMGGNIPGELIGTAPKASYWLLRSEDSNSEYIIEEDNWVAAAEFADSVGVDIINSSLGYTEFQDNSTNHTYADMDGKTTRVTRGANIAASRGMLVFSSAGNERNNSWFRIVAPSDGTNVIGVGAVDMNFSPAYFSSAGPAADGALKPNVSAMGYQTALQRTDGTVGTGNGTSFASPVLAGMAASLWQAYPGKTAEEIKTALEKSGHLYTTPDSLQGYGVPNMRVAASMLNPLSVEVTSQNKTWTVFPNPVKDRIVLQSTTNLQADNLDIKLYALDGRVIKSWQLPAAPFVTLNNLGTTESGIFLLLVKTKTGVETYKINKIR